In the Phaeobacter piscinae genome, GATCCATATGCGGATCCTGGAAGAAGTGATCAGCGCCTTCGACTTCGGTATGGGTGATGGTGATGCCCTTTTGCTCATGCAGTTTATTCACCAGGTTCACCGTATCCGCAGGCGGCGCCACGCGGTCGGCGGTCCCGTTGATGATCAGACCCGAGGACGGGCAGGGCGCCAGGAACGAGAAATCATACATATTGGCAGGCGGCGCGACCGAGATGAAACCGGTGATCTCAGGACGGCGCATCAACAACTGCATGCCGATCCAGGCCCCAAACGAGAAACCGGCAACCCAGCAGTGCTTGGAATTGTTGTTCATCGACTGCAGGTAATCCAGCGCCGATGCGGCATCGGACAATTCGCCAACGCCCTGATCATATTCGCCCTGCGATCGGCCAACGCCGCGGAAATTGAACCGCAGAACCGTAAAGCCCATGTTATAAAACGCATAATGCAGATTGTAGACGACCTTGTTGTTCATCGTTCCACCGAACTGCGGATGCGGATGCAGCACGATGGCGATGGGCGCGTCTTTTTCTTTTTGCGGGTGATAGCGGCCTTCCAGGCGGCCTTCGGGTCCGGGAAAAATGACCTCAGGCATGTGTGGGTGAATCCTACTCTTATTTTCGGGGATGCCGCCGGGAATACTTGACGAATTCCGTAGGGCACCTTAGAACGGTTCTAATTGGTGGCAGAGGCCAAGTTTCGCTGCCGTCCCGCTGAGATACGCATTGCAGCGTTCGAGGTCAATCTTTTCGCTGTGTCGTCAGGGTCTGAGGATTTGAAAATATGAAACTTTCGACCAAGGGGCGGTATGCGATGGTGGCCTTGGCGGATATCGCCTTGCAGCCGGAGGGCAGTTTGGTGGTGTTGGGGGATATCTCCAAACGTCAGGATATCTCGCTCCCGTACCTCGAACAGCTGTTTGTCAAACTGCGCCGCAGCGGTCTCGTGGTGTCGGTGCGTGGCCCCGGTGGGGGGTACAGGCTGGCACAACCGCCCTCGGACATCCGGGTGGTTGATGTGCTGAGTGCGGTGGATGAAACCGTTGATGCCATGCACAAGGGGGCCGGTGCCTCTGGCGGGCTATCAGGAAGCCGCGCGCAATCGCTGACCAACCGTCTATGGGAGGGGCTGAGCGCGCATGTGTATGTTTTCCTGCATCAGACGCGCCTGTCGGATGTGATCGAAAATGATCTGGTGCCCTGTCCGGCGGTTCCGACCTTGTTTTCCGTGGTCGATGACTGATCTGACCCGCAAATTTGGAAATCCATACCGGCGCTGGTGCGCTGTACCGACGAAATCAACGATCGCGTGCCTGCTCTGAGCGGCGGCGAGGGGTAAGAGCCAAGGACCAACACTGCAGATGTCGCGCGTCTATCTTGATCACAACGCTACCACGCCGCTTTGCGATGCTGCGAAGGCTGCGATGATCTCTGCCTTGGAGATTTGTGGAAACCCGTCTTCAGTGCATGCTGAGGGTCGGGCTGCCAAGGCGTTGGTTGAGAAGGCGCGGGCGCAGATCGCCTCGGCTTTTGGGGCGGATGGTGCTGATATCGTCTTTACCTCCGGGTCGACTGAGGGGGCTGCCTTGGCCATGAGTGGTCGCAACCTTCACGCCGCATCGGTTGAACATGACGCGGTAAGGTCTTGGGCTGTCGAAGATTTACAGGTTTCGCCTGAGGGCGATGTCCTTGTGAATGACCCGGCGACCTCTGCCCTGCAACTGGCCAATTCCGAAACGGGCATTATTCAGACGTTGCCGCAGGGGCTGGCGGTGACTGATGCGACACAGGCCTTTGGCAAGCTGCCCGTGGCCTTCAATTGGATGGGCGCAACCATGGCGCTGATTTCGGCACATAAGCTGGGCGGCCCCAAGGGGATCGGCGCGGTTGTTCTGAAACGCGGCACCAATCTGGCGGCGCAGATCAAAGGGGGCGGTCAGGAAATGGGCCGTCGGTCCGGCACCGAGAATGTTGTCGGGATCGCCGGCTTCGGCGCCGCTGCCGAAGCTGCGGTACAGGCGCTGGCCAATGGTGTGTGGGAGCAGGTTGCGATGCTGCGCGACACAATGGAAGCGGCCCTTGCAGCTGGCAGTCCCGATACTATTTTTGTTGGGACATCGGCATCACGCCTTCCCAACACCAGCTGTTTTGCGACCCCGGGCTGGAAGGGTGAAACCCAGGTCATGCAAATGGACCTTTCGGGTTTTGCGATCAGCGCAGGCAGTGCTTGCTCCAGCGGCAAGGTGCGCGCCAGCGCTGTGCTGACCGCCATGGGATATGACGAGTTAACCGCCCAGAGCGCCGTGCGCGTCTCGCTTGGGCCGGACACAACAGAAACGGATGTGCTGCGCTTTGCCGAAAGCTGGTGCGCCAAACAGAAGAAACATCGCGCCCGGGTGGCGTGAGTGCAGGAGATGACCATGACAGCATTGGATGATGTTCAGGTAAAAGAAGGCGTTGACCAGGAAACGGTTGATGCCGTCCGCGAGGTTGGCGGCGCCTACAAATACGGCTGGGAAACCGACATCGAGATGGAATACGCCCCCAAGGGCCTGACCACCGATATCGTCCGGCTGATTTCGGAGAAAAACGAAGAACCGGAATGGATGCTGAACTGGCGTTTGGAAGCCTATGACCGCTGGCTGCAGAAGGAAGAACCGACCTGGGCGATGGTCGACTATCCGGAAATCGATTTTCAGGACCAGTATTACTATGCGCGCCCCAAATCGATGGAGGTGAAGCCAAAGTCGCTGGATGAGGTCGATCCGAAGCTGCTGGCGACCTACGAAAAACTGGGTATCCCCCTGAAAGAACAGATGATTCTGGCCGGTGTCGAAGGCGCGGAGAATATGCCAGCTGAGGGCCGCAAGGTCGCGGTTGATGCGGTGTTCGACTCCGTGTCCGTTGGCACAACCTTCCAGGAAGAGTTGAAAAAAGCGGGCGTGATCTTCTGTTCGATCTCTGAGGCGATCCGAGAGCACCCCGAACTGGTGAAGAAGTACCTCGGTTCTGTCGTGCCGGTGTCCGACAACTTCTACGCAACGCTGAACTCGGCTGTGTTCTCGGACGGCTCGTTCGTTTATGTGCCGCCGGGCGTGCGCTGCCCGATGGAGCTGTCGACCTATTTCCGCATCAATGCGGAAAACACCGGCCAGTTTGAACGCACGCTGATCATCGCCGACAAAGGCAGCTATGTCAGCTACTTGGAAGGCTGTACTGCACCAGCGCGTGATATCGCCCAGCTGCACGCAGCCGTGGTGGAAATCATCATCGAAGAAGATGCCGAGGTGAAATATTCCACCGTTCAGAACTGGTATCCCGGTGATGAGAACGGTAAGGGCGGCATCTATAACTTCGTGACCAAACGCGCTGATTGCCGCGGAGATCGCTCCAAGGTGATGTGGACCCAAGTGGAAACCGGCTCTGCCGTCACCTGGAAATACCCCTCCTGCATCCTGCGCGGTGAGGAAAGCCAGGGCGAGTTCTACTCGATCGCGATTGCCAACAACATGCAGCAGGCCGACACCGGCACCAAGATGGTGCATCTGGGCAAAAACACCAAGTCGCGCATCGTCTCCAAGGGCATCAGCGCGGGCAAGGCGCAGAACACCTATCGCGGCCTGGTGTCGATGCACCCGAAGGCCAAGGACAGCCGCAACTACACCCAGTGCGACAGCCTGCTGATCGGTGACAAATGCGGGGCCCACACGGTTCCTTACATCGAGGTCAAGAACAACTCCTCCCGCGTGGAGCATGAGGCGACCACCTCCAAGGTGGACGACGACCAGCTGTTCTACTGCCGCCAGCGCGGCATGGACGAGGAAGAAGCGGTGGCCCTGGTGGTCAACGGCTTCTGCAAGGACGTGCTGCAAGCGCTGCCGATGGAGTTCGCCATGGAAGCGCAGCAGCTGGTTGCGATTTCGCTGGAAGGGTCTGTGGGGTAATGACAGGCCCCTGGGCATCAACGCATGGAGGTAAAGGCATGATCATCACAACCACACCAAACGTCGAAGGCTACCAGATATCCGACTACAAAGGCATCGTGGTGGGTGAAGCGATCATGGGCGCCAATGTTGTGCGCGATGTTTTTGCCTCCATCACCGATATCGTCGGTGGCCGCTCCGGCGCCTATGAAAGCAAGCTGCAGGACGCGCGTGAAACTGCGCTGGCAGAGCTGGAAGATCGCGCCCGCGCCAAAGGCGCCAACGCAGTTGTCGGCGTCGATCTGGATTACGAAGTGGTCGGCCAATCCATGCTTATGGTGTCGGCCAGCGGAACAGCCGTGGTGCTCGGCTAAAAAATTCGCCCCTCGGGGCACAGGAACAACCGGGGTTCGCCCCGAAGAGATATAAACGAGGAAAAAATGCTCGAAATCAAAAACCTGCACGTCAAACTTGAAGAAGAGGACAAGCAGATCCTCAAAGGCGTCAACCTCACCGTTGAAGCTGGCAAAGTGCATGCGATCATGGGGCCGAACGGTTCTGGCAAGTCGACACTGTCTTATGTGCTGTCTGGCCGCGACGGCTATGAGGTGACCGACGGTGAGGCCTCGCTGGCGGGCGAAGATCTGCTGGAGATGGAGCCGGAAGAGCGCGCCGCCGCAGGCGTCTTCCTGGCATTCCAATATCCGGTTGAGATCCCCGGTGTCGGCAACATGACCTTCCTGCGCACCGCAGTGAACGCGCAGCGCAAGGCCCGCGGCGAAGAAGAACTGAGCGCCTCTGACTTCCTGAAGGAGGTCCGCGCCAAGGCGAAGACGCTGAAGATCGACGCCGATATGCTGAAGCGTCCGGTCAATGTCGGCTTCTCCGGTGGTGAGAAAAAGCGTAACGAAATCCTGCAGATGGCGATGCTGGAGCCGAAAATGTGCATCCTTGATGAGACCGATTCCGGTCTGGACGTGGATGCAATGAAACTGGTTTCCGAAGGCGTGAATGCCCTGCGCGACGAAGGCC is a window encoding:
- a CDS encoding alpha/beta hydrolase, translated to MPEVIFPGPEGRLEGRYHPQKEKDAPIAIVLHPHPQFGGTMNNKVVYNLHYAFYNMGFTVLRFNFRGVGRSQGEYDQGVGELSDAASALDYLQSMNNNSKHCWVAGFSFGAWIGMQLLMRRPEITGFISVAPPANMYDFSFLAPCPSSGLIINGTADRVAPPADTVNLVNKLHEQKGITITHTEVEGADHFFQDPHMDPMIDNVSDYVKRRLTESSR
- a CDS encoding Rrf2 family transcriptional regulator, producing the protein MKLSTKGRYAMVALADIALQPEGSLVVLGDISKRQDISLPYLEQLFVKLRRSGLVVSVRGPGGGYRLAQPPSDIRVVDVLSAVDETVDAMHKGAGASGGLSGSRAQSLTNRLWEGLSAHVYVFLHQTRLSDVIENDLVPCPAVPTLFSVVDD
- a CDS encoding cysteine desulfurase family protein; this encodes MSRVYLDHNATTPLCDAAKAAMISALEICGNPSSVHAEGRAAKALVEKARAQIASAFGADGADIVFTSGSTEGAALAMSGRNLHAASVEHDAVRSWAVEDLQVSPEGDVLVNDPATSALQLANSETGIIQTLPQGLAVTDATQAFGKLPVAFNWMGATMALISAHKLGGPKGIGAVVLKRGTNLAAQIKGGGQEMGRRSGTENVVGIAGFGAAAEAAVQALANGVWEQVAMLRDTMEAALAAGSPDTIFVGTSASRLPNTSCFATPGWKGETQVMQMDLSGFAISAGSACSSGKVRASAVLTAMGYDELTAQSAVRVSLGPDTTETDVLRFAESWCAKQKKHRARVA
- the sufB gene encoding Fe-S cluster assembly protein SufB, which translates into the protein MTALDDVQVKEGVDQETVDAVREVGGAYKYGWETDIEMEYAPKGLTTDIVRLISEKNEEPEWMLNWRLEAYDRWLQKEEPTWAMVDYPEIDFQDQYYYARPKSMEVKPKSLDEVDPKLLATYEKLGIPLKEQMILAGVEGAENMPAEGRKVAVDAVFDSVSVGTTFQEELKKAGVIFCSISEAIREHPELVKKYLGSVVPVSDNFYATLNSAVFSDGSFVYVPPGVRCPMELSTYFRINAENTGQFERTLIIADKGSYVSYLEGCTAPARDIAQLHAAVVEIIIEEDAEVKYSTVQNWYPGDENGKGGIYNFVTKRADCRGDRSKVMWTQVETGSAVTWKYPSCILRGEESQGEFYSIAIANNMQQADTGTKMVHLGKNTKSRIVSKGISAGKAQNTYRGLVSMHPKAKDSRNYTQCDSLLIGDKCGAHTVPYIEVKNNSSRVEHEATTSKVDDDQLFYCRQRGMDEEEAVALVVNGFCKDVLQALPMEFAMEAQQLVAISLEGSVG
- a CDS encoding heavy metal-binding domain-containing protein, with product MIITTTPNVEGYQISDYKGIVVGEAIMGANVVRDVFASITDIVGGRSGAYESKLQDARETALAELEDRARAKGANAVVGVDLDYEVVGQSMLMVSASGTAVVLG
- the sufC gene encoding Fe-S cluster assembly ATPase SufC, with the translated sequence MLEIKNLHVKLEEEDKQILKGVNLTVEAGKVHAIMGPNGSGKSTLSYVLSGRDGYEVTDGEASLAGEDLLEMEPEERAAAGVFLAFQYPVEIPGVGNMTFLRTAVNAQRKARGEEELSASDFLKEVRAKAKTLKIDADMLKRPVNVGFSGGEKKRNEILQMAMLEPKMCILDETDSGLDVDAMKLVSEGVNALRDEGRGFLVITHYQRLLDHIKPDVVHIMADGRIVKTGGPELALEVENNGYADILAEGV